Sequence from the Maribellus comscasis genome:
TCGATGTGGTCATCAAAGCGGGAATCGACCATACGCATATCCAGCGACATTTTGCGGGCATAATCAGTTGCAATCAGCATCTTTGCCTTTTCTTCCCGGTCATTCAGGGGAGCGCGGAACAACAACGTTGCATCACCGGTTTTTGCAAACTGTACCAGGCGGTTGATAAAATCAACCTGGTCAGGTGTCGGCGGAATATTGTGCAGGATTTCATTTTTCTTAGGACGGTCGATTCCAATATCAGCAGCCGTCCTGTAGTCAGTAATCTCGGCGTAAAACTGGGCCAATTCCGGCACCTTAATAAAATACCGGAAACGCTCTTTCTGAACTATTTCATTGGTTACTGAAAACTCATAATCAATGCTTTTCTTTGCAAAAATAGCTGCCCATGCATCGAATGTTTTAATGTTTTGTCGTTCCAGTTCCTTTGGACGCAGGTACTTGAATAACAGGTACAATTCCGTTAAGGAATTGGAGATGGTGGTTCCTGAAAGGAAAGTTGCCCCCAAATCCCTGCCGGTGCGTTCCTGTATGGTGCGAAGCGCAAAAAGCATATTCAATGCCCGCTGACTGCCTTCGGGATTGCCCAGACCGGCTACCCGGTCGTGCCGGGTGTTAAAGGTCAGGTTCTTGAACTTGTGCGATTCATCCACATACAAATGGTCTATCCCCATTAGCCGGAAGTCAACAGCATCGTCCTTCCGGTTTTCAATGTTGAAAGTAATTTGTTTTAACCTGGCTTCCAGGTTCAGTTTACGTTTCACACAGCCTTTCAGCATGGCACGTGAAACTTCTTTACCCTGTCCTTTTAGGACTTCAAGGTTTTCCTCCACACTGTTGAGTTCTGCCTGTAAAATATCGCGCTGTACTTCCGGCGACTGGGGAATCATCCCAAACTGTTCATGTGTCAGGATTACAGCGTCCCAGTTGTTGTTTTTTATCTCATTGAAAATCCGTTGCCGGTTTTTGGGTGTAAAATCCTCCTTGCCCGGATACAGGACACGGGCATTGGGATAGGCTGTGCAGAAAGTTTTGGCAATCTCGTGGATATTGGCTTTCAACCCTGTAATCATCGGTTTGTTGACCAGCCCGAGACGTTTCTTTTCATAGGCACCGCAACACATGATGAGCGTTTTCCCGCCACCGACTTCGTGGTCGCAAATACCGCCACCGTTGATTTTGTCCATCCAGATAGCATCTTTCTGGCTTCGGTAAAGGTTGTCGATGCCCAGCCCTTTCAGGTCAAGTCCCGGAAAATTTTGGTGCGAACCGTCATAAGCCGGGCGGACAAAACAGTTAAAAGTGCGGTTATACAAACCGGCCAGCCGGTCTTTGAACTCCGGCGATTGTTCCCGGAGCCAATCTGAGAAACCGTTGCGCATTTCATCGATACGGGTATTGGCAAGCTGGATGGCTTCCCCGTCGCGGACCTTTACTTCTTCACCGTCCACTAGGATTGTTTTGGTGATGTCCGGCGAAGTATTTTGTAAACCATGCTTCATCAGTGCCAGCCCGTCGAAAGTGCGGCTTTGCGATTTTACGGCATACTGGTCGGTAATCTTTACATTCGAATAACCGGATTGAACACTGAACTCATCAGGGCTGGAGGCATAGTGAATGTTAACTTCGGTGTCAAAAAGGTGTGAAGCATATTTGTTATAAATGCCTGTCGGAATCCAGCGTTCACCAAAATTAAAATCAAGGTCGTCGAAGGCAATGGGTTTGGGTGTGGCTTCCCGTAGGGCGTGTAACGATTCTTCCGCCTCACGGTGTCCGGGATTATGTTCCAGGAAACGTTCTGCTTCTTCTGCTTTGGAAATGACATTGCCCGATATAAATTTATCTGCCACCTCGTATCCGCCGGTCATTGGATTGAAATATACCGTCCCTTTCAATTCTTCCTTTAGGTCATCTATCGTATTACCGGTAAGGGAGGCCATATAGCCCAGGTTTACCCCGGCATATTTATTAAGCGAAGCTGCCAGCGCTTCATGTGGTGTATCAACCGAGGTAAGTTCGTTTGGATTGAACGCCACCGGACGGTTGAAAATATCGGCTTTTACTGCTTTTCCGTCAATATAGCGTTCCAGCGATAAAATTTCCGTTCCCCATACATCCATCTTAATCAGGTCGAGGTTTTTCTTGTCGTTGAGTAACCCGAACCGAAAGGAAAAATTATCGTACAGGTGGTTCAGCATTTCACGAAGGGCGGGATTGGCTTCCAGCCGTTTAGCTTCGTTGCGGTACAGGTGGTGATAAGTATCGCGTATTTCAATATATAGAGATGCTTTCTGCTTTTGAGTGCTGTTTATATCCAGCGGGTGGAACATAGGCTGTAAGCCTTCAATATCCCTTAAATAACCGATACGGTTGGACTGGTCGGATACCAGTGAACCTTCTCTGTAGTGAGGTAATAACCCTGTTTTGAATGGCACAGGCTTCATTGCTTCCTCACGTTCGCGCTGTTCTAGTTCCCTCGTTAAGTTTTGCGGCTGTCCTACTTTTTCCGTACCGTTTAACGGATGTACATTCCTGTTTTTGAGGGATTCTTTTTCCAATTGCTTTCTTTTTTGGATTCCTTCGTAATGCAACCGTTCCCGCCATTCCATAAAAGGAATTTCCTGTTGCTCTTGTTTTTGGGGCATTTGCATTCTTCTCCGGTTGGGGCGTCCCTGCTGGCTGCGTTCTTCTTTGGAAAGTCCAAATAATTCGTACAAACTGATTAACGGTTCCTGCGTAATAGTCTGCCGGGGTTTCGCCTCCGTAGCAGGTTCTTTCTGAATGGCCGAATCATCCATATCGAAAAGCGTACCCTGCCCTGAATATATTCGTTGTTGCTTTTGCGGTTCGGGTTTATTTTCTATCGTAGGTTTTACCGCTCCGGTTTGATTATCGTTGGGGAACCAATTATCCTCGATAGCTTGCCAAAATGGATCGAGGTCATTTGAATCTAATTTAAGCGCCGGTTTGATTTCTACGGTGGCCGCTGCCTGTTGTTCCGGTGTGTCCTGTGCATGGGATTGATAACGCTGCAAGTCCAAATGCCGGGAGAAATCTTCTTTCAGCATTTGCCTCAGGTCTTTGGCCATTCCTTCTATGCCGCCTTTATGGGTGAACACCATTGCCGGTTTGCCGTATGGGTCGGTATCGACTTTGGCATCGGTATGGACCACCCTGTCAAAGGTTTTAAAGCAATTGTTGACCGTTATACCATTGGATAAGGTGCGTGATTCAATAAATGCCTGTTTTTCTGGCTTCGAAACAGACTGGTCTTGTTGTTCCCGTTTTTGCAGTACAATGAGGTCGCTGCCAACCTCGGTTCCTGCATGTTCGGTAAACAGGTTGTTTGGGAGTCGGATAACTGAAACTGGATCGCAAGGGGACATCAGGTATTCCCGTACCGGACGGTTTGCCGGGGCGTTCAATACTCCCTGCGAGGTAATGAAAGCCACCAGTCCTCCCGGACGTACCATATCCACCGATTTCAGGAAAAAGTAATTGTGGATAGAGCGTGAGGCTAGCTTTCTTGCCGGGTCGTTGCCGGAAAAGAAAGCCGGGTCGAACACTGCCACATCCCCGAAAGGGATATTGCTTGCCACTACATCGTAATAACCGGCATATTTTTTTTCAATATTTTCAAAACCCTCTACTCTTATTTTATCTTCCGAATGAAGGTGTTTGAGTATCATTCCGGTAATAGGGTCTTTCTCAAAACAGGTTACTTCTGCATCAGGGGAAAGCTGTTTAAAAGCTTGGGCAAATACTCCTGTTCCTGCGCTCGGGTCAAGCAAGCGGGATGGTTTGATTCCGCTATCACTGAGTGCTTCTGCCAGCGCATTTACTACTTCCGATGGAGTATAAAATGCTGTCAGTATGGAGTTTTTTAGACCCTCGAAATAGCGTTTGTATTCTTTCTCATCGCGGGTATTTTCGCTTAAAACCTTGTGCAGTTCATTTATCAGGGGATTGGCTGAACCGTTGGCCGGAAGAGGGTCGAGTATTTCTTTAATGGCACCAAACCCGGAATACCGAGCTAATATTTCCTTTTCCCCAACTGTTGACAGCCTGTTTTTCTGTTCAAGGGTAAATGCCGTTTTTATCGCATCTATATTTGCCCGCAGGTGTAACTTTTTATTGTAAGCCATCTTCGAGCAGTATTTCGACGGTCCCCGTCAGTTCAGTAAATAATTCATCGTATTTCGGCGAACTGGCAAAATCATCTGAACGGGTGTATTTGTCCAGTACTTCATTGCAAAGTGGTAAGATTTGAAAGGCAATCTCTTTTGCCTTGTCTTCGGGGATTTCATCTGAAAACTCGTTCCAAAGGATATGAACGAGGGTGTTGTAAGGGGAAAAGTGCAGGCCCCGGAAAAGTTCCGCTGATGCCAGTTCTTCCGCCTCAATATGTGTCTGCCCGTCTTTTATTGCATTGCTGTACATTTCTGCTGCGGCATTGGCGCGTTCCTCAATGAAAGCCGTGTCTCCGGCACGGTCTGGATGGTTTTCCCTGAGGTAAGAAAGAAGTGAAAGCCCGTAATAGGAAAATTCCTGTCCGGTTTTATTTTTTGCATTTTTCATGATAACGGATATTTAGTGGTTGAAAAAGGGAAGGCTATGCCAAGCAAAAACGCCCCGGGTTCCCACCCGGAGCGCACCACTAAAATATCCGTCACCAACAATCAATAAACAAACAAAGAAATGTTATGCGTATCGAAGAAAGCAGCGGTATATTCAGTGGTAAATATAACCATTCCTGATTGAACTTGTCTTCTGTTATTTCATACGGAACTGTTTAAAACAGAACTCAGATTTTGAGACCACTTTTCTTTGCAGCAGGCCTGCGTGCTTCTTGCTTAAACTGGTTTTCCGTAGGCTTTTGCTGTTCCTGTTTTAATGGCTCTTTTACATTCTTGGTCGCTTCATTGGTTTTGCCATCGTTGTTTACAGCTACCTGCGTTTTGCTCTCTTCCGCAGGTTTGACTTCTGCGTCCTGCTTTTTGGCTTTGTCGGGGTTCCACCTGAAAAAATCGAATTTCATTTTCTCCGGATTCGGTTTTACCCATGCGTTGAATGGTTCCCCTTTGTCGTCTTTCAGCATCCCCCGGATATAGGTGGCCTGGCCTGCTTTTAGGTATTCCTGTTGTTTTTCAGTCAGTTCAACGCCAAGCAATTTTTTAGGGATAAACAGTTGTTTTGTTTTCTCTGTCTCTCCTTCAGGAGCGTTCTCTTTCTGTTGACTTCGGATTTCCTTGTTCTCTATTGAGTAGCGGTTACGATCGAGCCCTTCATAGGTGAAATCAAACTTTTTGTCCGAAGCGTTAATTTGGATATACCCGTCAAAGAACCGGCCTGTGCGGGAAACCATTTTTTCAACCAACACTTTTTCGCCTGCGCCAAGCCTTTGCTGTTGGCCTTCAGAAAGGTCTGCTCCTTTAATTTTATTGGGAATGGAAATATTTTCAACCGGCAAGGCTTCGAGTTTGTTGGTAAGCCGGTCGAGCGAAACGAAAGCCGGTATTTTCTGTCCGGGCGAAGGTTCTAGTTCAACCACCCTTCCTGCGTTCAATGATTGCCGCAGATTCTCCTTATCCTGTTCATTCAGAAGGACACCGTGAAACGGGGCATCCAGGTTGGGCTTTTCCTGCCAGTAATGAGGAATGATTTTTAGTGAACCATCGGTCTGTTCTTCCAGCGACACACGCCCTTTGGTAGGAACGCGGATACCTGGTTCCAGTTCAGGGTTTAGAGGAATCATTTGAGGTGATTTGTGCCCGTAGGACATGGCTTTGAGGTGGGGTTCCAAATCGGCAGCAGCGATTCCGTATTTTTGGAGTTCCTGCCGGTCTATTTTATTGACATCCATCGGCTGGAATGTACTTTGTGCGGTTTCGTCTCCGCCACCTTGCGTTTTCTGCGGATTCCGTTGCTGTACCTTTTCAAGGTACTCCGCCGGATTTACACGGTGCAGTTCCAGTTCGTGGGGGTCGAGGTCGGTTTTAACAAGCTTATCCAGCATTTTTTCTGTCATCAGGAAGAATCCCGTGTGGGTGGGTTGCTGCGCCTGTTCCACCATCTTTTTGAAGAACGCCTCCAGCATGGCCTCGTTCGTGTTCACCGCAAAAAGGCTGTTTTGGTTTTTAGCTGTCGGTTCTGCTGTTTGGATGTTGCCTTTTTCATCCATACCTGTGACGGCTTTTACTTTGCCGTCCTTAACGTCTTTGACGAGTAATACTTTTTTGTCGTCGTTACTGATTTTTTCGTCCATCTTACGAATGTTTTAGTTTTTGCACCACTATTGATGCATGGACGAATTTATGCGTAACTACATGACAAATAAAGGGATGTTCAGATGGTGGCAGCTTGAGGAACTGTGGTGGTGGTTTGTGGCGTTATTGAGAATCTGATAAAAGAGAAAAAATGATTCCAACCGCCATTATTGTGAGAATACGTCACATATATTCATTTCATTATATATAAAACCAATTGATATTTTTTGAGGCTGGCATGGTTGGACCGAAATCGCCATTTGTAGCCAGCCCGCAAATTTCCTATTATATTTAGTGTATTTGGAAAACCTATTTTGTCAATTTTTCTATGAATAGCTTGTTACGCAATATAGCCCTATCCAATAATGTTGTGTATTTTATAACTTCTGTGTATAATGAACCATCGGAACGATTTTCGCCTGGTATTGTTTTAGATGGTCTGAATAAATAATCAAATTGGTAAGATGCCTTGAAATCACCATCAAAAGATTTAACTTCCCTTGCAGTTATTCCCTCTCCAATTAAATATCCGTAAAAAGTATCTATCTGCAAACCCTCTTCGCTGAAATTTCTTATTAATGATGCGTATCTATTTATTTGATTGAGATGTACACCAACATTAACATCCGGATTTTTAAATTCAATTATAATACATTTACCTTCAGCAGGAAATAATAGAACATCAGGCTTTTTAATTTTTCTGTTTTCCCCTAATGAATGTAAATATTCCTCTTCTTCTTTTGTAAAATCTTGTTTAAATATCTTTTTGCTGTCAATTTCAATTTGATTTAATTGGCCTTCTGATTTTCCTCTAAAATAGATGAAGTCTTCATTTATTAACCATAAATCACTTTTTTCAGGATTATCTGAACTTTGCTGAAAAATTAGATTATGTAATAATTTCTCATCAATATTTCTTTTGTTTGTTTTTTGTATTTCGAGTTGTTTTTTAAGGATTTTATCGAATAATTCTAAGACAAGCTTTCTTCTTGCAACATAATGGGTTAAAGCTGCTTTATTCTGGAGAGGCATCGTTTTTACTAATTCATCTACCTGAACTCTTAGGTTTTCTTCGTAATCTTCTTCAGCAGGATTTAAATTTTCTATTTGCTGAATATGTTGTTTCATTATAGCATCTTTGTTTGCTACTAATTTTGCGTCAGCCTGATAAACTTTTTCAAGAATTTTATCATCACTATCATTCAGCCCAATTTTAATAGAATTTAGTGTTTCGTCACTTAAAAGAAACATACTTTTTAATTTCTGAATATCGTCAAGCTTATTATCACGTTTAGTTTTTATTTCATCATATAAATTCTCAATTACTCTGTTAGCTTTTTCCTGAATCTCGTCAAGCAATATAACTTCCTCATTAAATAATGTTTCAGTGTAATTTTTCTTAAATTCTTCTTTAGTAGGGATATTTAAATCACCTCTAGTATCTGTATCACATTTGTCAATATATTCGCCCGAAAGTAGAAAGAGATATCTATTATCCTCGATAAAATCATCAGACAATAAAGATTCCAGTTTTATTTCTTTTGCAATTTCCCCTTTACTTGTGAGTTTCAATCCGTTCTTTTGTAGTTTGTTTTTTGAAATTTTAAATGATTTTAAATTTAACATTTCCTTATTGTCTGTTTTCTGAATGGATTTATCTTCTATTGACATTTTGCAGTAATAAATATCAATGTCCTTTTGGTTGTCCGGCGTAGGTATATCATCCGATACAATTTTAATATTTTCTTTCAGCTCGTTGTCCACGATTTGCTGAATAGTGAATTCGGGCAATTGATTTCTGTTTTCACAGAAATAGGCTAAATAGTGAGAAATAATATTTTCTTTTATCTCATTGGTTGTTAATGATTTTAAAAAAGATTCATCCTTTTCACTTAAAGGATTTTTTAATGATAAAACCGTGTAACTCTTATTAGATTTAATTTCTTCATCTTCCTTCAAATTAATAATTGAATTTTTATCCAAATATGGTTTTGATTTAGATAATGTGAATTCTTTTTGACGGTAGCCAGTAGGCGAGCTTGAATCTCTAAATACACTTTTAAAAACAGTTTTGTCAAAAAAATGTAGAAATTGTATTCTTCCAGAACCTTTATTAGAAAAACCTTTTCCACAATCATTCAAAGCTATAAATCTTTCAAATTCACTATCTTCAAATCCAAGTCCGTTATCTTCGATTACGATCTCATTGAAATTATAGGTGTCATCTTCTTTTGAGAATAAATTCTTACTTAAGATTAGTTTGATAATAACTTCTCCTTTTATTTCAATGTTATACTTGTCCTTCAATAGTTTTAATGCTTCTAAGGCATTTGTTACTGCTTCATATATTGGCTGTAACTGATTGGGATTCTTTCTAATTTTTGGCAACGTACCCGAATAGTTAATACCGGTAGCTGTTATAAAACCTTTTCTAATTTTCATAATAACTCGCTCACCTTAGTTACATGTTTAAAATTCACTTCATCAAAAACTTCGAAATGTCTTTCGCCGCATTGGATTTTTTGTTGTTCTTCTTTTCGTAGCTTGTCTTTGTCGGTTGTTGATTTGGTTTCGGCTACGAAATAGATTTTCTTTTCGTCTTTCATCACTACTGCCCAATCGGGGTTATATGTGCCGATGGGAGTCGGTATTTTAAACCAGAACGGCAGTTTAAAATAAAATTCTACCTGTTCGCTGGTTTCGCAATCTTTGGCAAACTGGCTTTCTACGTTTGAATCCAAAGGAATGTATTTTTCATATATGGTTTTTGATACATCGTTGACCTCAAATGTCAGGCTATCTAAATATGTTTCAATCTCGTTTTCATCAAACAGCCTCATTTCGTATTCGGATGTACCAATTTTTTCATATTTAATGCCTTCTACCATTAAGTCGTTTAAGGTTTTTCGGATGGAGGAGACAGCCAAATCAAGAAATAATTGCGGATTGATAAGTATTTCTTCAATCTTGCCCGATTCTTTGAGTATTGTTAAAATGGTTGAACGAGTTAATTCGGTGCGGTGTTGGATATATCCTAAAACATCTGGTATCGGGAATTTTAAGCCGTACACTTCTTTTTTTTCTGCTACATAGTTGGTATCAATACCGGATTTGGTCATTGATAGTGAAACTTTTGTTGAGCGAACCGATGGCGGTTGAATTTTTGGAAGGTCTTTTATTTGCTTTCCAGCCACTTTTATTAAATCATCAGTATTATAGGAAACCTGATATGTTGTTTTGTGTTTAATACGCTCCCATATTTCCAAAAATTTCGGGTCGGCTTCAAAACCTTTGCGGTAATTAATGCGGGTACGTTCCGTTTTGTTTTTAATTCGACCTTCGAAAGAAACCCCACAATCTTCTTCTATTTCAGTTTGAAGTGTTTTTGCAAAGTCTTCATAAGCTTCATTTGCAATTACAGTTAAACGGTTTATATTCCTGTCATACGAACGTATTCCTTCCTGATTAACCGATAAACGCAAGCCCCGACCGATTTCCTGACGTTTTTTAATATCGGATTTGGTTTCGTTTAAGGTACAAATCTGAAATACATTCGGATTGTCCCAGCCTTCACGCAAAGCAGAATGAGAAAAAATAAAACGTAACGGATTTTCAATATCCAGCAATTTTTCTTTATCCTGCATGATTAGTTTGTAGGTGTCATCGTCTGCCTGTGTTTCACCTGATGTGTCTTTGAACCGTCCTTTTTTATCGGCTGAGAAATAACCGTTGTGAACGTTTGCTATATCAAATTTATTGAGTTCGCTAAAGGCTGGTTGTGAAATAAATTCGGTGTAAATTTCTTCGAACCATTTTGCAAATTTGCCCTGTAACGGATTACCAGAATCGTCATAATTCCGATAATTGGAAACTTTATCGATGAAAAACAGGGAGAGGACTTTTATTCCTTTTGGGTTTAACCGTTTTTCTTTTTTGAGGTGTTCTTCAATGGTTTTACGGATTTGAAATTTCATGATTTCATCGGACATCCCTCCCTGACTGTCGCCTACATACATGATTGAACCATTGGAAAGGGTTATACATTGATTTGAAGCGTCTATTTCTTCAATTAAAAATCCCTCTTTGTATATTTCCCTTTCATTTGACAGGTTGTAAATATCGTCTCCGACTTTTACGGTTACTGATTTCTTTTTAACCCCTGAATCTGAATTAGTATCAATTTTAATTTTTGCAGATACCCTTGTTTTTGTTGCGTTTGTTGCTTCTACCTGTATGAACGCCTGGTTAGAACTATTCTCGGAAATTACAGAATCGACCTCAATTTGTTTAACCAAACCCAAATCATATGCTTTTACAGGGTTAAGGCTATAAACCAGATTGTAAAGGTTTAAATGGGTAGCGGAATAACGCAGAGTACAAAGAGGATTTAAGTTTGCTATGGCTTTTTTTCGGATTTCGGTTTCCATGTTTTGAGGCTCGTCCACAATAACAATGGGATTTGTAGCCTGAATAAATTCAACCGGGCGTTGACCAGTTAATTTATCGTTTGGTCTGTTGATGATATTTAAATCTTTAGCAAAAGAATCAATATTGATTACCAATATTTCAATGTTATTATTGGAAGCAAAACTTCTGAGATTTGAAACTCTTTTGGAATCGTAAACCTGAAAGTTTAACGGTGTTTTGTCATAGATGCCCTGAAAGTGGTCATGAGTAATTTGCAGGTTTTTCAGAACCCCTTCACGAATCGCCACACTCGGCACGACAATAACAAATTTCTTAAAGCCAAATTGCTTACTTAATTCATAGATTGTGCGCAGATATACATAGGTCTTCCCTGTACCTGTTTCCATTTCCACAGAAAAATTCATCCCTTCCAACGATTCACTTACCGAAATTTCATTTTCGGATTGAATGGTTTTCAGGTTTTCTGTAATTTGTTCTTCAGATAGTATGAGGTTGTTTCCTACACCGGAAATTAACTTTAATTTGTCTTCCTTGTCGATGTGAAAACTTGTGTTTGCTTCATTCAATGGTTGCCCTTCAAAGATGCCGGTTATTGCATTGATGGCTTGTATTTGATAATTCTGATTTGCGTCAAATTGTAATTTCATGGTCTAACTCTTGATTTCACGCCCCAAAATTCTTTGTCTCGATTTTCTTCGGAAGTATCTAAAACAATTTTATCATGAATGCTGCAGATATATCGAATCCTATCTTCCGTTAAATTATTAAAACTTGCTAATCTTCTTGTAGTTAGCCAGTTATTATCGTTTCCCATACCTGTGTTTTTATTTAAATACTCGAAGACTTTCCTTTTATGATAATTAGTTAATATATTTTCCCGAATTAATTCAATTAACCAGATTGAAATACCAGCAATGAATCCGCCTGTACCACCTATTATTATTCCTTCAAGTATTTTTTCGCAGTCCATTTTAAATTGTTTTAAAGTCTATTCCGGAATCCTTCATTTGAAGAACGGTATTTGTTTTAAGCTGGTCGTTGCCTTCGAAAAGCTTGTCCAATGCAATCACTTTTTGAGGTTTTAAATGAATTACTTCATTAATAATCTCATTGGAAACAGATTCCAGTAAAAGAATCATTTCATTGGTATTAACGATGTACATGTTGTTTATTTGTTGAATCTCACTATTTAGGTCGAAACCGGATTTAATGAGCAGTTCGTAAACCATGTTTTCATTTTGGGCTTCTTCTGAAATTGGATTGGTAAAGAGCTCCATTTGTTTTTCCAGGTCTTCTGCAGTTTCAATCCCTTGCTGTCTCCATAGTTTGAAATTAGAGTCGGAGAGTTTGAATACCTTGAAGCCCAAATCAATTTTCTTTTCGGAATTAAAATCAAGCTCATTCTGTTTATCCTCTTTTATAAGTTTAGCCGCACGCTTTATTCTTTCTTTAGCCACTTCGGCAATAGTTTTATAGCCAGCTTTAAAGGCTTCACTTTTTTCGATACAATTTTCTGGTAATTGAACGCAAATATATTTTCGGTCAATATCTTCCTCCCTATTTAATTCCATGACTGCATGAGCAGTAGTTCCAGAGCCTGAAAAAAAGTCAAGAATAATATTCTCTTCTTCAATGGATGAAGCACCTTGTTGTATTAGTAATTTGATTAAATCTTTTGGTTTGGGAAAATCAAAATACTCTTTATCGTCAAAAATTGTTCTAACTTCTCTTGTTCCTTGAGTATTGTATACTGTATTTAATATTGTTGAAAAACCTGTAAACTCACTTTCCAAATCACGTTGAAATTTTTTTCTTCGTGGGCGACCTTCAGGGTTTTTAGGAAAAATTATTTCATCATTTTTAATTAAGCTCATCATTCTTTTAGGCTCATAACGCCACCCTGTTGGTGGACAAGGATAAACTATTCCAGTTTTGGGGTCTTCTAAATCATAATGTAGATTTGGTCGCTGCTCTTTGGTCGCAAGACCCGTCATATCTGCACTCATCCAATCACCTCTTTTATCATTATCTGGATTTGAATATTTATTCATATCCTTTTCTGCCCCTCTGATTAGGCCATTATCTGATTTTCGGTAACAAATAATATATTCATGGTCTGTTGAAGCACCATTTTTTGACCTGCTATCTACATTTTGCCTTCTTTTCCATATAAATTGAGCAATGAAATTTTCTTCACCAAATATTTCATTCATCAATAATCGAAGATTGTGAATCTCATTGTCATCAATAGAAACGAATATTGCTCCATCATCCTTTAGCAAGTTCTTGGAAAGAAATAAACGCGGGTACATCATATTTAACCAGTTGGAATGGTACTGGCCGTTTTCTTTGCTATTCTTACGATACATCCCTTCTTTGGTCATATATCCTTCTTCGTCTTTGTCGCCGACCCGTTTTTGGTATTCCTCTTTGGTTTCTGAAAATTTGTCGGGGTAAATAAATGAATCGTTGCCGGTATTGTAAGGCGGGTCGATGTATATCATTTTTATTTTTCCGAAATAGCTTTTTTGCAGGATCTTCAATACTTCGAGGTTTTCTCCTTCAATAAAAATGTTTTCAGTTTCATCGAAATCTATTGATTCTTCTTTTGCCGGAATTAACGTCCTGGTTGAAGGCGACTGCAGAACCCTGAAAACATCTGATTTGCCTGCCCAATTTAAAACATACCTTTCATTATTAAAGTTAATATCCTCACCTAAGGTTGCTTTTAACCTTTCCCAATCAATTTTACCTTCTGAGAATATTTCGGGCGTTAATTCTTTTAAGTTTGTTAGCAGTATGTCTTTAGGTATTTGCGAATTTCCGGTCATATTTTATTTGATTTCATTTATATCTTTTTCAATTAATTTGAATTTATCCTTTATTTCTTCACCCATATA
This genomic interval carries:
- a CDS encoding N-6 DNA methylase, translating into MAYNKKLHLRANIDAIKTAFTLEQKNRLSTVGEKEILARYSGFGAIKEILDPLPANGSANPLINELHKVLSENTRDEKEYKRYFEGLKNSILTAFYTPSEVVNALAEALSDSGIKPSRLLDPSAGTGVFAQAFKQLSPDAEVTCFEKDPITGMILKHLHSEDKIRVEGFENIEKKYAGYYDVVASNIPFGDVAVFDPAFFSGNDPARKLASRSIHNYFFLKSVDMVRPGGLVAFITSQGVLNAPANRPVREYLMSPCDPVSVIRLPNNLFTEHAGTEVGSDLIVLQKREQQDQSVSKPEKQAFIESRTLSNGITVNNCFKTFDRVVHTDAKVDTDPYGKPAMVFTHKGGIEGMAKDLRQMLKEDFSRHLDLQRYQSHAQDTPEQQAAATVEIKPALKLDSNDLDPFWQAIEDNWFPNDNQTGAVKPTIENKPEPQKQQRIYSGQGTLFDMDDSAIQKEPATEAKPRQTITQEPLISLYELFGLSKEERSQQGRPNRRRMQMPQKQEQQEIPFMEWRERLHYEGIQKRKQLEKESLKNRNVHPLNGTEKVGQPQNLTRELEQREREEAMKPVPFKTGLLPHYREGSLVSDQSNRIGYLRDIEGLQPMFHPLDINSTQKQKASLYIEIRDTYHHLYRNEAKRLEANPALREMLNHLYDNFSFRFGLLNDKKNLDLIKMDVWGTEILSLERYIDGKAVKADIFNRPVAFNPNELTSVDTPHEALAASLNKYAGVNLGYMASLTGNTIDDLKEELKGTVYFNPMTGGYEVADKFISGNVISKAEEAERFLEHNPGHREAEESLHALREATPKPIAFDDLDFNFGERWIPTGIYNKYASHLFDTEVNIHYASSPDEFSVQSGYSNVKITDQYAVKSQSRTFDGLALMKHGLQNTSPDITKTILVDGEEVKVRDGEAIQLANTRIDEMRNGFSDWLREQSPEFKDRLAGLYNRTFNCFVRPAYDGSHQNFPGLDLKGLGIDNLYRSQKDAIWMDKINGGGICDHEVGGGKTLIMCCGAYEKKRLGLVNKPMITGLKANIHEIAKTFCTAYPNARVLYPGKEDFTPKNRQRIFNEIKNNNWDAVILTHEQFGMIPQSPEVQRDILQAELNSVEENLEVLKGQGKEVSRAMLKGCVKRKLNLEARLKQITFNIENRKDDAVDFRLMGIDHLYVDESHKFKNLTFNTRHDRVAGLGNPEGSQRALNMLFALRTIQERTGRDLGATFLSGTTISNSLTELYLLFKYLRPKELERQNIKTFDAWAAIFAKKSIDYEFSVTNEIVQKERFRYFIKVPELAQFYAEITDYRTAADIGIDRPKKNEILHNIPPTPDQVDFINRLVQFAKTGDATLLFRAPLNDREEKAKMLIATDYARKMSLDMRMVDSRFDDHIDNKASHCAQMISGYYRRYNGQKGTQFVFSDLGTYKPGQWNAYSEIKRKLVEDHGIPAHEIRFIQEAKTEKARKMMIADMNNGRIRVMFGSTEMLGTGVNAQKRAVAVHHLDCPWRPSDLEQRDGRAIRKGNEIAKKVAGNEVDVILYAVEKSLDAYKFGLLHNKQLFIRQLKNNNLGCRTIDEGAMDEKSGMNFSEYVAILSGNTELLEKARLEKKIAALESERQAFVRGKSSSRYKLENITQTVERNKGLIERISKDMENFKSRVQTNEDGSYRNPIQLDAVTGSDFKIIGKKLNEIASTAKTHDAHEPIGNLYGFTLYVKSETTNKDGLDFIQNRFSVLGDGEIFYQYNNGQMAVDPKLASQNFLHALVENMPRLLERYKADNEKLSNDIPVLKEVVESTWRKEPELAELKSEMATLERKIQQSLKSTDEMEGETSAPVNETVSKLPPPEKNNPEKSPKIPERLQEIAEASGGRIIIAGIGHSAKPDNPIVSKSLKV
- a CDS encoding DUF1896 domain-containing protein, with translation MKNAKNKTGQEFSYYGLSLLSYLRENHPDRAGDTAFIEERANAAAEMYSNAIKDGQTHIEAEELASAELFRGLHFSPYNTLVHILWNEFSDEIPEDKAKEIAFQILPLCNEVLDKYTRSDDFASSPKYDELFTELTGTVEILLEDGLQ